Proteins encoded in a region of the Flavobacterium sp. PMTSA4 genome:
- a CDS encoding OmpA family protein produces MKIKNTLYSSLLLLVLSQQGYSQKSEVAAADKKYESSYYVDAIATYERLAEKGYKDENMFLKLGNANYFNAELPKAEKWYTELYKMNKEQEPEFYYRYAQSLKSIGNYSKANEMMELFNKKSGNDNRAKLYASHKNYLEEIKANSGKYAVEDAGINSANSDFGGVLTGNKVVFASSRPGNSGKVFEQTKESFTDLYESEVGTDGKLSEPKPFGGSTINTKFHESSVTFTKDGKTVYFTRNNFIDGKKGKITNNIMVLKVYKATYDDGAWGNVTELPFNSNEYNVANPALSPDDKTLYFVSDMPGTIGQSDLFKVEVKADGSFGNPVNLGKTINTEGRESFPFVSADNKLYFATDGRPGLGGYDVFASKVESDGSFKNVQNVGAPVNSPQDDFGFSIQSNGKGYVTSNRAGGKGSDDIYKVSEAQCKQKIEGIITDSESNEVLANVKVSLFNDKFELIKESKSDSKGSYSFEAECGKKYYIRTELENYITKESPVMVGNANGTTTLPITIEKAGCKLVVGGDLAKCFGIKVIYFDVNKSVITKEAVFELEKILDVMKQNSKLKIDVRSHTDSRQSAQYNQTLSDNRAKATIDWLVKNGVEASRLTGKGYGESQLLNKCADGVPCTEEEHQANRRSEFIVVAFE; encoded by the coding sequence ATGAAAATAAAAAATACACTATACAGTTCACTTTTACTTCTTGTTTTATCTCAACAAGGATATTCTCAAAAATCAGAAGTTGCTGCTGCTGACAAAAAATATGAAAGCAGTTATTATGTTGATGCAATTGCTACTTATGAGCGTTTAGCAGAAAAAGGATATAAGGATGAAAATATGTTCCTAAAATTAGGAAATGCTAATTATTTTAATGCAGAGTTACCAAAAGCCGAAAAATGGTACACTGAACTTTATAAAATGAATAAAGAACAAGAGCCAGAATTTTATTACCGTTATGCTCAATCATTGAAGTCAATTGGTAATTATAGCAAAGCCAATGAAATGATGGAGTTGTTCAATAAAAAATCAGGTAATGATAACAGAGCAAAGCTTTATGCAAGTCATAAAAATTATCTGGAAGAAATAAAAGCCAACTCGGGAAAATATGCTGTTGAAGATGCAGGAATTAATTCGGCAAACTCAGATTTTGGTGGTGTTTTAACAGGAAATAAAGTAGTATTTGCTTCATCGCGTCCAGGAAATTCAGGTAAAGTTTTTGAACAAACAAAAGAATCGTTTACGGATTTATATGAATCAGAAGTAGGAACAGATGGAAAACTATCTGAACCAAAACCATTTGGAGGTTCTACTATCAATACTAAATTCCATGAATCATCTGTAACCTTTACAAAAGATGGTAAAACTGTTTATTTTACGAGAAATAATTTTATAGATGGTAAAAAAGGTAAAATTACCAACAACATAATGGTACTTAAAGTATACAAAGCAACTTATGATGATGGCGCTTGGGGTAATGTAACCGAATTGCCTTTCAATAGTAACGAATATAATGTGGCAAATCCGGCTTTAAGTCCTGATGATAAAACACTTTATTTTGTTTCTGATATGCCTGGAACTATTGGACAATCCGATTTATTTAAAGTTGAAGTTAAAGCTGATGGAAGTTTTGGTAATCCAGTAAATCTTGGGAAAACAATAAATACTGAAGGAAGAGAATCGTTCCCATTTGTATCAGCTGATAATAAATTATACTTTGCTACAGATGGTCGTCCAGGACTAGGAGGTTATGATGTTTTTGCTTCTAAAGTAGAAAGCGATGGAAGTTTTAAAAATGTTCAAAATGTTGGAGCTCCGGTTAATAGTCCTCAAGATGATTTTGGATTCAGTATTCAAAGCAACGGAAAAGGATATGTTACCTCGAATAGAGCAGGAGGAAAAGGAAGTGATGATATTTATAAAGTTTCCGAAGCTCAATGCAAACAAAAGATTGAAGGTATCATTACTGATTCTGAATCAAATGAAGTTTTGGCAAATGTAAAAGTGAGTTTGTTTAACGATAAATTTGAATTAATTAAAGAATCTAAATCAGATAGCAAAGGAAGCTATAGTTTTGAGGCAGAATGTGGTAAAAAATATTATATAAGAACTGAATTGGAAAATTACATCACAAAAGAAAGTCCTGTTATGGTTGGTAATGCAAATGGAACAACCACTTTGCCTATTACAATTGAAAAAGCAGGATGTAAATTGGTAGTAGGAGGTGATTTGGCGAAGTGCTTCGGAATTAAAGTAATCTATTTTGATGTAAACAAGTCAGTAATTACTAAAGAAGCAGTTTTCGAGTTAGAGAAAATTCTTGATGTAATGAAACAAAACTCTAAATTAAAAATTGATGTTCGTTCACATACTGACAGTCGTCAATCGGCTCAATACAACCAAACCTTATCGGATAATAGGGCAAAAGCTACAATTGATTGGTTAGTGAAGAATGGAGTGGAAGCATCAAGATTAACTGGAAAAGGATATGGAGAATCGCAATTATTGAACAAATGCGCGGATGGCGTGCCATGTACCGAAGAGGAGCATCAGGCCAACCGAAGAAGCGAATTTATTGTAGTAGCATTCGAATAA
- a CDS encoding PorP/SprF family type IX secretion system membrane protein, with the protein MKTKFTGLFLVLFSVIAFGQQESQYTQYMYNTSIINPAYIGSKDVLTIFGLHRAQWVGLEGAPRTNNFSINSPIGKNVALGLIVVNDKIGPADENNFAAQFSYGFNVSENYKLSFGLQASANILNVDFTKLHIYNPSDPRFQNNIDNRFTANVGAGVYLNSDKTYFGVSVPYLIESKHYDGSASDNSSTFIASEKEHFYVIAGHVFDLNQNLKFKPSVLSKVVQGAPLQLDLSGNFLINDKFSAGLGYRLSSSFSALAGFQVTNSIFIGYAYDRETTELANYNSGSHEFFLRFELAKRNVKIMSPRFF; encoded by the coding sequence ATGAAGACAAAATTTACAGGTTTATTTTTAGTGTTATTTAGTGTAATTGCTTTTGGACAGCAAGAATCACAATATACACAATATATGTACAATACAAGTATTATCAATCCTGCATATATAGGTTCAAAAGACGTATTAACTATTTTTGGATTACATAGAGCTCAATGGGTTGGATTAGAAGGAGCACCAAGAACAAATAATTTTTCAATTAATTCACCAATAGGAAAAAATGTAGCATTAGGCTTAATAGTTGTAAATGATAAAATTGGTCCAGCAGACGAAAATAATTTTGCAGCACAATTCTCTTATGGCTTTAATGTTTCAGAGAATTATAAATTATCATTCGGACTTCAAGCTAGTGCTAATATCTTAAATGTTGATTTTACAAAATTGCACATATACAATCCTAGTGATCCTAGATTTCAAAACAATATTGATAACAGATTTACTGCAAATGTTGGAGCAGGAGTTTATTTGAATTCTGATAAAACTTATTTTGGAGTTTCTGTTCCTTACTTAATAGAAAGTAAACACTATGATGGTTCAGCTTCAGATAACTCTAGTACATTTATTGCTTCCGAGAAAGAGCATTTTTACGTTATCGCAGGACACGTATTTGATTTAAATCAAAACCTCAAATTTAAGCCATCAGTATTATCAAAAGTGGTTCAAGGTGCGCCGTTGCAGTTGGATTTGTCAGGTAACTTTTTAATTAATGATAAATTTTCTGCTGGTTTAGGCTATAGGTTGAGCTCTTCATTTAGTGCTTTGGCTGGATTTCAAGTAACTAACTCTATTTTTATAGGATATGCCTATGATAGAGAAACTACGGAATTAGCAAATTATAACTCTGGTTCTCATGAATTTTTTCTGCGTTTTGAGTTAGCCAAAAGAAATGTAAAAATTATGTCTCCAAGATTCTTCTAA
- a CDS encoding T9SS type B sorting domain-containing protein, with product MSKAIVFLMLLGSFLTANAQGTPDDIDGDGVPNSIDLDDDNDGILDTVENVINYIQLNGFTAYYPAVIPSSGLVTGNRLIKVNALTYLGSSYDAVLEFTDVQPGSGRVRLIGGGDIALQDIYAYQNPYFAYTIKFVPTGTATPTGPITGAVINNVAITIADIDGNGNSSDMGDVAGYAFANNITGAPIVGANLVNQGFTFGTSGIGGPGPAFDYYRPFQLTATNGAPNTTILADPLYMVTTYQDVYSSSEFIYGATGTETSEIGERRSQIFVRLGNINGVDTDGDGIINQYDLDSDNDGCSDSNEYYYDSNLAGPGQQYGQTGGNVAPVDVNGLVIGASYSGYYALAITVNGVSAFTSPVNQVINVGANTSFSVTPTGATGITTFVWQVSTNGGLTWTDVINGGVYSGANTTTLTLTGVPYSMNNYQFRLKVTDSDYVCGDSFSAPATLTFLNAAPDAVDDNLSANPLLEDGPNGTVNVIANDTDPDGNPTAPVNGAGQFTVDLDASTPGIQTTVTTPEGVWTLDPATGIVTFNPADNYFGTATLVYTLCDPSGACDSATITFVVNPVNDPPVAVDDTITTPYFTSVTIPVASNDYDIDGTINVATIDLDPSTPGIQTTFTVPGEGTYTANSDGTVTFTPVEGFEGSTTPIGYVIQDNEGLISNIGTISIVVGPCSTDPNGDCDLDGLSNSEEINIGTDPNNPDTDGDGVLDGTEVADNTNPLDFCESIEEHATLPQSQEFMDADCDGDGLVNGQEIGNIIGQPFDSNGNGIPDYLEVNNYYLSNYEDDLEIFNGVSPSSDDIKNNVFTIRNIEMYPNNTLQIFNQWGVVVYDVSGYGTNNKYFRGVSEGRATVSTSSELPEGTYFYVLKYVNSSGKNKERSGYLYLTR from the coding sequence ATGTCAAAAGCAATTGTCTTTTTAATGCTCTTAGGTAGTTTTCTTACTGCTAATGCTCAAGGTACTCCGGATGATATAGATGGAGATGGTGTTCCAAATAGTATTGATTTGGATGATGATAATGATGGAATTCTTGACACTGTCGAAAATGTTATTAATTATATTCAACTAAATGGATTCACTGCATATTATCCTGCTGTTATTCCATCATCGGGATTGGTAACTGGTAATCGCTTAATCAAAGTAAATGCACTAACCTATTTGGGTTCATCTTATGATGCTGTACTTGAATTTACTGATGTTCAACCTGGTTCTGGTAGAGTTAGGTTAATTGGTGGTGGGGATATTGCTCTTCAAGATATTTATGCCTACCAAAACCCATATTTTGCATATACTATAAAATTTGTGCCCACAGGAACAGCAACTCCAACAGGTCCAATAACTGGTGCAGTAATAAATAATGTGGCTATAACGATTGCTGATATTGATGGTAATGGTAATAGTTCAGACATGGGAGATGTTGCAGGTTATGCTTTTGCAAACAATATTACAGGTGCGCCTATCGTTGGTGCTAACTTGGTTAATCAGGGCTTTACATTTGGTACTTCTGGAATCGGAGGTCCAGGTCCAGCATTTGATTACTATAGACCTTTTCAATTAACTGCAACAAATGGAGCTCCTAATACAACAATTCTTGCTGATCCTTTATATATGGTAACAACCTATCAGGATGTTTATTCAAGTAGTGAGTTTATTTATGGTGCTACCGGTACAGAAACTAGTGAAATAGGAGAAAGAAGATCTCAAATTTTTGTTCGTTTGGGTAATATTAATGGTGTAGATACTGACGGTGACGGAATTATTAATCAATATGATTTAGATTCTGATAATGATGGTTGTTCTGATTCAAATGAGTATTATTATGATAGCAATCTAGCTGGACCTGGACAACAATATGGACAGACAGGAGGAAATGTTGCTCCAGTTGATGTAAATGGATTAGTGATAGGAGCAAGTTATAGCGGTTATTATGCTTTGGCTATTACTGTTAATGGAGTAAGTGCATTTACTAGTCCTGTAAATCAAGTTATTAATGTTGGCGCAAATACTAGCTTCTCAGTAACTCCTACTGGAGCAACAGGTATAACTACTTTTGTGTGGCAGGTAAGTACCAATGGAGGTCTTACTTGGACGGATGTTATAAATGGAGGAGTTTATTCAGGAGCAAATACAACCACACTTACTCTGACTGGAGTACCTTATTCAATGAATAATTATCAGTTTAGATTAAAAGTTACTGATAGTGATTATGTTTGTGGTGACAGCTTTAGTGCGCCAGCAACATTGACTTTTCTTAATGCCGCACCAGATGCAGTTGATGATAATTTAAGTGCAAATCCTCTATTAGAAGATGGTCCGAATGGTACAGTAAATGTTATTGCTAATGATACAGATCCTGATGGAAATCCAACTGCACCTGTAAATGGAGCAGGACAATTTACGGTAGATTTAGATGCTTCAACACCTGGAATTCAAACAACAGTTACTACTCCAGAAGGTGTTTGGACATTAGATCCGGCAACAGGTATAGTAACATTTAATCCAGCAGATAATTATTTTGGAACAGCTACATTAGTGTATACACTTTGTGATCCGAGTGGAGCTTGTGATTCAGCAACCATTACATTTGTTGTGAATCCAGTAAATGATCCACCAGTTGCTGTTGATGATACTATAACAACTCCTTATTTTACAAGTGTAACTATACCAGTAGCATCAAATGATTATGATATTGATGGTACAATAAACGTTGCAACAATTGACTTAGATCCTTCAACTCCTGGTATCCAAACTACTTTTACGGTTCCTGGAGAAGGAACTTACACTGCTAATAGTGATGGCACTGTGACTTTCACTCCAGTCGAAGGTTTTGAAGGTTCAACAACTCCTATAGGTTATGTGATACAAGATAACGAAGGTTTGATATCCAATATCGGAACTATTTCTATAGTAGTTGGTCCATGTAGTACAGATCCAAATGGTGATTGTGATTTGGATGGATTATCAAATTCAGAAGAAATCAATATAGGAACAGACCCAAATAATCCTGATACAGATGGTGATGGTGTTTTGGATGGAACTGAAGTAGCAGATAATACTAATCCTTTGGATTTTTGTGAATCTATAGAAGAACATGCTACTTTACCTCAATCTCAAGAGTTTATGGATGCAGATTGTGATGGTGACGGTCTTGTAAATGGTCAGGAAATCGGAAATATAATTGGTCAACCATTTGACAGTAATGGAAATGGTATTCCAGATTATTTAGAAGTTAATAATTACTATTTATCAAATTACGAAGACGATTTAGAAATTTTTAATGGAGTTTCACCTTCAAGTGATGATATTAAAAACAATGTATTTACCATCAGAAATATAGAAATGTATCCTAACAACACGCTACAAATATTTAATCAATGGGGAGTTGTAGTTTATGATGTGTCAGGTTATGGAACTAATAACAAATATTTCAGAGGAGTTTCTGAAGGTAGAGCAACAGTTTCTACATCTTCTGAATTGCCAGAAGGCACATATTTTTATGTGTTGAAATATGTTAACTCGAGTGGAAAAAACAAAGAGCGATCAGGATATTTATATCTAACTCGATAA